Proteins encoded within one genomic window of Chlorobaculum sp. MV4-Y:
- a CDS encoding secondary thiamine-phosphate synthase enzyme YjbQ → MNYQTTTIACQTTQPIDIIDITADVRSALEESGLQQGTVTLLSRHTTACLNINEREERLMQDMTTWLKRFIPKDGDWLHNIETIDGRDNAHSHLLGLFMNSSETIPFSEGQLMLGEWQSIFFIELDGPRPKREVLVHIQGE, encoded by the coding sequence ATGAACTACCAGACCACCACTATCGCCTGTCAGACCACCCAGCCGATCGACATCATCGACATCACCGCCGACGTGCGTTCGGCGCTCGAAGAGTCCGGCCTGCAACAGGGCACCGTCACGCTGCTCAGCCGCCACACCACGGCCTGCCTCAACATCAACGAGCGGGAGGAGCGGCTCATGCAGGACATGACCACCTGGCTGAAGCGCTTCATTCCGAAAGACGGCGACTGGCTGCACAACATCGAAACGATTGACGGGCGGGACAACGCCCACTCACACCTGCTGGGCCTCTTCATGAACAGCTCCGAAACGATTCCGTTCTCCGAGGGCCAGCTCATGCTCGGCGAATGGCAGTCCATCTTCTTCATCGAACTCGACGGCCCGCGACCAAAGCGCGAGGTGCTGGTGCACATCCAGGGAGAATAG
- the dxs gene encoding 1-deoxy-D-xylulose-5-phosphate synthase: MADLVSTPATVPQAYPLLSSIHSPADLKKLNLHELEQVAAECRKKVIELVSQNGGHFGSSLGVVELTVALHYVYNSPTDRIVWDVGHQAYVHKILTGRLAQMDTNRQYHGLAGFPKRSESPHDAFDTGHASTSISAAAGLAAARDLAGRKEKVVAIIGDGSLTGGMAFEAMNHLGDTKSDVLVILNDNQMAISPSTGGLKNYLVNLTLNKTYNRLRKFVWDSISLLHNEIGETAKTAVHRLEDGIKAAFTPGAYFEALGFRYFGPIDGHNIEQLTKALHEMRQLHHPKLLHVITTKGKGFKPAEENQPKWHASAGGFDIETGKNVKAPGKPAKPKYQEVFGEALVELALKDPTITAITAAMPSGTSLDLLQKAIPSRCFDVGIAEQHAVTFAAGLACGGFKPVCAIYSTFLQRGYDQLIHDVALQNLHVVFAIDRAGLVGEDGPTHHGAFDLSFLNAVPHLTIMAPGDEQELRNMLYTALYEIKGPVAIRYPRGSGSGATLHKEFTPIPVGKGRILREGRSVALLGIGTMSQRALETAALLETAGLDPLVCDMRFLKPLDTKMIDMAAERCTHIVTIEENSIIGGFGSSVVNYLHHAHPGVKCVTFGLPDDFVTHGSMDELYREVGLDAGSLSGKILEFYRDRP, translated from the coding sequence ATGGCAGACCTTGTCTCGACTCCGGCCACTGTGCCGCAGGCCTATCCGCTGCTTTCGTCCATCCACTCCCCCGCCGACCTCAAGAAGCTGAATTTGCACGAACTCGAACAGGTGGCCGCGGAGTGCCGGAAAAAGGTGATCGAGCTGGTTTCGCAGAACGGCGGCCACTTCGGATCGAGCCTCGGCGTCGTCGAGCTGACCGTGGCGCTGCACTACGTCTATAACAGCCCGACCGACCGGATCGTCTGGGACGTGGGTCATCAGGCCTACGTGCACAAAATCCTCACCGGCCGACTGGCGCAGATGGACACCAACCGCCAGTATCACGGACTGGCCGGTTTCCCGAAGCGCAGCGAAAGTCCTCACGACGCCTTCGACACCGGCCACGCTTCGACCTCGATCTCGGCGGCGGCGGGACTGGCGGCGGCGCGAGACCTGGCCGGGCGAAAAGAGAAGGTGGTGGCGATCATCGGCGACGGCAGCCTCACGGGTGGCATGGCCTTTGAGGCGATGAACCACCTTGGCGACACGAAGTCCGACGTGCTGGTCATTCTCAACGACAACCAGATGGCGATTTCGCCAAGCACCGGCGGACTGAAAAACTACCTGGTCAACCTCACCCTGAACAAGACCTACAACCGGCTGCGCAAGTTCGTCTGGGACAGCATCTCCCTGCTGCACAACGAAATCGGCGAAACTGCCAAAACCGCAGTGCACCGGCTCGAAGACGGCATCAAGGCGGCCTTCACGCCCGGCGCCTACTTCGAGGCGCTCGGTTTCCGCTACTTCGGCCCGATCGACGGCCACAACATTGAGCAGCTCACCAAGGCACTGCACGAAATGCGCCAGCTCCACCATCCGAAACTGCTGCACGTCATCACCACCAAGGGGAAAGGCTTCAAGCCCGCCGAGGAAAACCAGCCCAAGTGGCACGCCAGCGCGGGCGGCTTCGACATCGAGACCGGCAAGAACGTCAAGGCTCCCGGCAAACCTGCGAAGCCGAAGTATCAGGAGGTGTTCGGCGAAGCGCTGGTCGAGCTGGCGCTGAAAGACCCGACCATCACGGCCATCACCGCAGCCATGCCGAGCGGCACCTCGCTCGACCTGCTCCAGAAAGCCATTCCATCGCGATGCTTCGACGTCGGTATCGCCGAGCAGCACGCCGTCACCTTTGCGGCAGGGCTGGCATGCGGCGGCTTCAAGCCGGTCTGCGCGATCTACTCGACCTTCCTGCAACGCGGCTACGACCAGCTCATCCACGACGTGGCGCTGCAAAACCTGCACGTGGTGTTTGCCATCGACCGCGCCGGACTCGTCGGCGAGGACGGCCCGACGCACCACGGCGCATTCGACCTGTCGTTCCTGAACGCCGTGCCGCACCTGACGATCATGGCTCCCGGCGACGAGCAGGAGCTGCGCAACATGCTCTACACCGCGCTGTACGAAATCAAAGGGCCGGTCGCCATCCGCTACCCGCGAGGCAGCGGCAGCGGCGCGACGCTGCACAAGGAGTTCACGCCGATTCCGGTCGGCAAGGGACGAATCCTGCGGGAGGGCAGATCGGTGGCGCTGCTCGGCATCGGCACAATGTCACAACGGGCACTCGAAACCGCCGCGCTGCTCGAAACGGCGGGCCTCGATCCGCTGGTGTGCGACATGCGCTTCCTCAAACCGCTCGACACCAAGATGATCGACATGGCCGCTGAAAGATGCACGCACATCGTCACCATCGAGGAGAACAGCATCATCGGGGGATTCGGAAGCAGCGTGGTCAACTACCTGCACCACGCCCACCCCGGCGTGAAGTGCGTTACCTTCGGGCTGCCGGACGACTTCGTCACCCACGGAAGCATGGATGAGCTGTACCGTGAAGTCGGCCTCGACGCAGGAAGTCTGTCGGGAAAGATTCTGGAGTTTTACAGGGATAGGCCGTAA